In Candidatus Binatia bacterium, the following are encoded in one genomic region:
- the tnpA gene encoding IS200/IS605 family transposase: MAQSLSNCLVHLIFSTKDRRPFLADTDRRNAMHRYLGAVSTRLDCPVIRVGGVADHVHCLARQARTITVAEWVKEIKRASSQWAKTQDASLHGFQWQAGYAVFSVSQSLGRKVEQYIGQQEEHHRRFDFQSELRKLLDAHGLGYDERYVWD, translated from the coding sequence ATGGCTCAGTCTCTATCAAATTGCCTCGTTCACCTCATCTTTTCAACCAAGGATCGGCGTCCCTTTCTTGCTGACACCGACCGGCGAAACGCCATGCACCGCTACCTTGGCGCCGTCTCAACACGACTGGATTGCCCGGTGATCCGCGTTGGTGGCGTCGCCGATCACGTGCACTGTCTGGCACGCCAAGCTCGCACCATCACCGTGGCCGAATGGGTCAAGGAAATAAAGCGAGCCTCGTCGCAGTGGGCAAAGACCCAGGACGCATCGCTTCACGGTTTTCAGTGGCAGGCCGGGTATGCGGTATTCTCGGTAAGTCAGTCCCTGGGCCGAAAGGTGGAACAATACATCGGACAGCAAGAGGAGCATCATCGCAGATTCGACTTTCAGAGCGAGCTCCGCAAACTGCTAGATGCCCATGGCCTGGGATACGATGAG